DNA from Pajaroellobacter abortibovis:
CATACACTGATTTTAGGAGAGGCATGTAATTCATTAAATGAAAAGTAGTTTAGAGAATTGATAAATGATTTAAAAGCATCAAAAATTCATTTAGAAAGAAAACTCATCCGCATCCCCCAAGAAAAATGGAGTGTACTAGTTCGCAAAGGCAACTATAACTATAAGTTGTCTATTACAGTAGATTCACTTCAAAGACTAACTTCACTCAAGCTAATCATGCTAGGCCTGAATACACCAGAGAAAATAGAAAAAATCTCTCTCTGTCCTAAATTAAAAGGAGCACTAGCAGATTTATTCTAAGTCTTGACCTCTTCCACCTACGGCCAATACCCCAATAAGAGAGAGTGTGTAGAACCCATTAGAAGTATTAGCACTAAAGAAAGAATTTATAAGTGACGACACGCAAAATGCGAATACGTCAGTGTAAGAAGAAGGGAAAGAAAAAAACGATGAATAAAAAATTTTCAGGACGTATGTTGATATCGACATTCAGCAATCATCCAAGAAAATTCAAGATTAATGAAATAGAGTCAAATCAGACAAAGCAACTGTTCTCGATTGAACTAATAATCGACTGCATCCCTTTGGAGATGCATTTTGTTCCCCCCCTGCTTTATCTCCAAATCAGAGGATTCCTCGAGAGCCTATTACGACTTCGATTTCGGCACGCTGCCTATCCAATGAGGTCTGGTCCTTAATGGGGAGAAATCGGCTCTCTATCCCTGTCCTCGGTACATGCAAATAAGTAGTAGGAAGGACAGTGGTCAGTTCCTGTAGCAGCCGTTCAAACTGAATCACCGGTCGCCCATCTACCTGCTTTTCTATTTCTAACCAATCCCATAGAAAGTCAGTCTTTTGTAGAGCTTCAGCACGTACCAGAAACGTATTGGTGTTGAACACCGACACTTCATCGACTGGGAAATGGCATGGTAGACGGCATTCTTCCACTATCCGAAGCCTATCGTCCACATACAAGGGGATGCCACCATGGTCTCCTGCCCTCTTTTCAACCACTTCCACCAAAGCATCTGTCCCTCTAGCCATAAAAAAGCCTAGAATCATCGGATCGATCAAAGCCCCCAAGTTATCCAGGTTTACGATCCAAACATACTTCCCACCTCGTGCTAGAAAGCCAGAAAGTAACGAAGAGCGGCGCAAAGCATCCACCAAATCCCCATGGCCTGTTGGATAAATACTGGGCATCCCATGCCGGTCACGAAAGAGGATTCCTTCGGAGGTTAAACGCAGACTCAGGTCCTGGACAAAGACATCCACATGGGCAGGAGCACGGATAGCCTTCAAAGCGCCTCGCACAGGCTGATCGGTTGTCTCACTGGTCATGATCCAAAGAGGGACTGGCAACCCCATATCACCTGACCATTTCTGATTTTCACGCAATCGCAAACTTAAAAAAGTTTCATTGTTGAAAACAGGCAATAGTGCTTTTACCACTCCACTCATGCGCGTGGCCATCCCGCCCGCCATGACGCACAGAGCGAGTTCACCACGCGCGATCGCAGTCAACCCCACATCCTGAAAGCTCCTTTTCTCCCTCCCAGAAAACAGATGGGCGATATGGATATCCCCTTCTTGAGGAACACGGAGCTGCCCTTGAATGCAGTTTCTCTGCATGCGATCACGCATTCCAGAACGTCCAGCACAGAAGCTTTTCCGAAGAGGGATAGAGAGGCGTAAAAGATGTTCAGGATCAAATCCACGATTTGCTAGCTTTGTTTGAAGGAGAGGGCAAAGCGAGGCAAGTTCTTCTTGCAGTTCTAGATTCAGATCGCTCATCGATAATAAGATTTTATCTCTCTTTTTTTATTTTAACAAATTTCGATAACCCTACCACCTCTATAGTCGCACATCGATATAAACCCCCCTTTTCAATTCTTCCCGCCACGCTTTGAGTTGTTGCTCCATCTCTTTTTGAAAAGCGCGATTGAGCATTTGATCATGTAACGACTCATATGATGGGATACCCGGTTCATGGACAAGTTGGAGAATCAAAATTGCTTCCGGATCGTCCATCACAGGATCAGAAACTTCCCCTTCTTTCATCCCCTCGAGAGCGCGCTGAATCACGGGAATAAGCGTCTTTACAGGTTGCAACCCACGTGATCCGCACGTCTGTTTAGTCTGGAAATCATCCGAATACGCTTCTACTAACGCACAGAAATCTTCGCCCGCCCGCGCTCTCTCTAGAAGAGTGTACGCAAGCGCACGCCTATCCTCTAAAACTGTCGCTCCTCCTTCACCATTAGAAAGCCGAAGCGCCAGCACGCGGAATTCAACGATTGGCTCTTCTCCGATCTCTTTGAGAAATCGCCGATAGGCTGCATGTGCATCCTGTTCCGTGACCCGAACTCGCTCCCGAACACGCAATTGCACAAGTTTCCCTTCCAGCAGCTGCCGCTTGAACTCCTCCCGATATTCTTGCTCCGTAAGCCCTATGTGTTGGGCTTCCACCAACAGTTCTGGAATCGAAAGACGCGCCCGTTGGGCGATCTCTCCAAGCGCGCGGTCCACTTCCTCAAGAGTGACTGCAATATGCGCATTTTTCGCAAACGCAAACTCGAGATGCTCCGTGATCATGCGATCAAGTACAGCGCGATAGATTTCACTAGAAGCCGCTGTCACTTGTGCAGGATCCTGAACAGCAGCAGCCATTCGCATCAAATCGGGCCGAGCACGCTGATTTAAATCAGTAAACCAGATCGGCTCTTCTCCAACGACAGCAACAATTCGCTCAACAATAGCGGCTTCGCCTGTTTGCTCTCTCTCAAAGAGAGCAAAAAAGACTAACGCGATTAAAGGGAACGCCTTCTTTAACAAAATCATTAAAGAGACGCTTTGCTTCACCGACTCTCCCTTCCCTCCCTCTCTTCTCAACTAACGCTTACTGTACTGGAATCGCTTGCGAGCACCAGGCTGCCCACATTTCTTGCGCTCTTTCTTACGTGCATCCCGAGTCAAAAACCCGGCCTTCTTGATCACCGAGCGAGACTCTGGATCCACTTCACAGAGAGCGCGTGAAACTCCATGGCGAACCGCCTCTGCCTGCGCAGACTTTCCACCACCTCGACAGGTAGCAATCACATTGTACCGATCTGCAACTTCCAAGAGCTTGAGGGATTGCTGCACAATCATGCGAGCAGTTTCCCTTTCAAAATAGTGCTCAAGGGGCTGACGGTTGATGATAAAATCACCTTTGCCCGGCTCTAGCCAAACCCGCGCAATTGCTGTTTTGCGTCTTCCTGTGGCATACGTCCGAGAAGAAAGATTCATTTCGCTTTGTTCCTCTTAGGGGTTAGATAGAGAAAATTCATTCAATTTGATTTAGATGATAGAAAGACTGGGAAAGGGAATGGAATAGGGTTCTGCGCCACATGGGGGTGATCGGAAGAAGCATACACCTTGAGTTTGGTGAACATCCGTCGACCCAACACATTTTTTGGAAGCATCCCACGAACCGCTTTCTCAATAGGGAAAGTAGGCTTTCGCTCAAAAAGGTGGCGGTAGCTTTCTTCCCTAAATCCTCCTGGGATCCCTGAGTGCCTGCAGTACTTCTTTTTATCCAATTTGTTTCCAGTGAGCAGGATTTTACTTGCATTCACCACGATTACAAAGTCTCCTATATCCTCGTGAGGAGTAAAGGTAGGTTTGTGCTTGCCACGAAGGACACGTGCGATTTCACTTGCAAGTCGACCTAATGGTTTTCCCGAAGCATCGACAACGAACCATTTGCGATCCGCGGAAGCGACACCCTTGGATGGGACGAAAGTACGCGCAAGCATGATAATAATTCTCCTTGAAATAGATCTCAAAAGCTTATTCTGTCCTCAAAGTGGCTTGCTTGTACGAAAGCTGCTCCCATTTGTCAACCACGTTTTCGCACACTCTGCAACTTTCGCTATCCGAAAGCATACGTTGCATCTTACAAGCAACTGATCCATTCTGTTCGTTTCTCTCTTGTTTAGAGCACACCGAAGGAGAAACTAACAGCATATTTCTCCTCATACGATCGGCGATCCACATTAAAACCCATGTCAAGGACGAGAGGGCCGAGGGGGGTTTGAATGCGAATTCCAACCCCGGGAGTCACACGCAAGCGGAAGGGGGCTTTCATCGCATAGACGTATTGGGGATTGACCCATAGATTCCCTGTATCGACAAACATCGCTAATTCCACAGGGGATAGAACCAAAGCACGGACTTCTGCGCGTGGATTGATCATCAAGTTCCCTCCTCGCATACCTACCTTGCAAGGTGCAAACCGCTTATCACTGGAGTCTTGGAGACACTGATCTGTATCAAACTGATCCACCAAGTCTTGTGGAATCAGGCTATCTTGAAGGAAGCCCCGCAGGGAATCCGCACCACCCAAGAAGAAAAAGCGATCCGGATATGTTTTAGATCGGTCTTCACTGACAAGCTGAACGATCTGGCCCATGCGCAATTGAGTGGCCAGTGTAATCCGCTTATGAAAAGGAACATAGGCAGAGACAACTTCCATAAAGCGAAGAAAATGCCCTTCAAAGCGCGTGCGGTTGTCTGCAGGTTTGTCTGTAGGATATGAATCGACATGCTCTACCCCCCCAAATAGGTAGAACCCTCGATGCGCATTGAGTGTCTGATCTCGCCGATCCCAAGCCACCGAAAACCGCTCCGCAATCGCCACACTCGGTCCGTCTGGAACCCGCAACAGTCTCTGTAAATCATTCGAAGGAGGGAGCTGACGGAGGAAATCCACAATGGTCGCTGCTCCGAATATCGAGGCATTGTTCTTTTCTAAGCTCGCTCCAAAGGACAGCTGAAGGCCGTGAATTGGCGTATAGATCAAGCTATTTCCCAGCATTAATTTATCACGCATAAACTGACGCTGCAGATCGTGTACTCCTATAAAATCAATAGATAATTTAACAAATGGCCCAAATCCCACTTCAGGAATGGTAAAATTTTGATTTGCGCGCACAACAACGCGTCGATCAAACCCCGGATCACCAAGAGAAATGAAATCGCGCCTCACTTGAGGATCGAGAATAAAAACCGTAGGAAGATAGGCTAACTGAAGGCGCGATGTGGCTGCAACCGCATATCCAATGACATTTCGCTCAGCGTATTCAAAGGTGAGACGGAACCCTTCTCCCGTTGAGAAGCCAGGTCGCCACTCAAAAAATCTGCGCGGCCGCTCCACCACCGTGATAACTACAACTTTTTCTCGTGCAGGAACTGCAGGATCTTTGAGTTCCACAGCCACACTTGAAAAAACCCCTAACGTTGCCACCCTCTCCTGCGTATCGCGCGCGGCACTGGTTCGATAGGGCTCTCCTACTTTGAGAGCAAGCCGCGAGCGGATCACGGAAGTGCGGGTATGCTCGTTCCCCTGGACAACGATCTCCCGGACAATCACCCGATCCCCTTCATGGATCTGAAAGGTCGCGCGGGCACGTGTTCCGTCCCGAGAAAAGTCGAGACTATTCTTGACCTCTACAAAAGCGTACCCTTCTTCTCTGTAAAAATCGGCGAGACGGTAAGCAGCCTCTTCGATGTTGGACAACGCAAGCGCTTCTCCCAAATCCAACTCCGCTTTCTCTGACAGTTTCGATTCTGCAAACGCATGAACTCCCTCAAACGCGACATCATAAAGGATCGTGCGTGGCCCCAAACGAATAGGAATCTTCAAGGCAAGAGAAGGCTCACAATGGATCCTATTCTCACTATTAGGAATGCAAGCTGATGGAGCTCTTGGGGACTTCGAAGAATCGCGATCAGGTGTTATCTCTTCGCTGCACTCATACAAGTCTTTCTCCCCATTGGACAGAGTAGAGGCAGCGCACTCTTCTGCAGACAGATGGGGATCACATCGACGCCGGATGATTTCAATGGGCCCCACTGCAGCTTGTAGAAAGCCGTCTTGCACATACAGCTCCCGCAAGTGATGCATGGCTTTTTCATAGACTTCAGGAAAATAAACAGATTTCGGATCACTTACAAAAGGGACAGGACGAGCCCCTACCCCCCCCACTTGGTCTCCGCGTGTGAGCGAATCAACAGTTCGCGCATCAGGGCTCTGAATTGGCTCTCCTCCAGGCAATTCATCTGTAAGAAAACGATCGATCTCTTGGTCAACAGCTTGTACGGAGAGTGGGGTTGATTTCTTCCACTTCCACTTCTCCTGTCCGAATCGCTCAAAATCGATACAGGGGTATGTGCGTTTGGAGACGGAGATCACATCTCCTTCTTTGATATGAAAGACCAGATCAACCTGACGACCATCTAACGTATATCTCTCTTCAAAAGTTACCCCAACGTCAAGGTATCCCCTTTTCGTGTAGAATGATTTGATCTTTTTGAGAAAATATTCCGGGGTAGGGGAAACTTCTTCCGTGGCAGCAATGATTGCTGTCAACGTATGGACGTCATAGCGCTCATTCCCTTCAAATCGCAAAACGAAATGAGGCCCCGTATCGACCCGGACACGCAAGTGATAAACCCCCTGAAACAGAACCACATCGTGTAATACTGTAGCCTGGTAATAGCTTTTTTTATGCAGCTGATTGGTTAAAGACATGTCGGCCAAAGCCAGATTGACTTCGTCTGCACGCTCTTTCTCTCGAACGCTGTAATCGTCTACAAGGGATTGCACCACATCTGACTGGGAACCGAATATCCACAGGGTGCGACGCTCGAGAATGCGAGGAGCACCCGCTTCAACGACCACCGTGACAGCAACCTGAAGGGGACCATCCATCGGACGGACTTGAAAGGACACTTTTGCAAATGGAAATCCACGGCGATTGAAAAGATGTTCAATCTGCTTTTCATAGTTAGGAATTTCTCTCTCTAAAAGTTCTCCCCCTTTCTGCAATCCGATTTCCCGAATGATTTCGTCCTGACCCAAGGGTGCCCCTCTGACATCAACACCAAATTGAGCGATTTCTTTCCGAGACACAACTTCAACGATCAGACGAACCCCTTCCGCTTCTTCCACAACCTTGACCTGACCTTCAGCAAAAAGCCCTGCCTTCAAAATCTCATCAAGAATTCGACGCGCAAGAGAAGGCTCAAACTTCTCCCCAACACGGACAGAAGAAACAACAACCTGTTTTTCCAACGGTTTCTCCGCTCTGACCTCGATCGCAATCACTGTCTTCCCATTAAAAGCATCGAGAGGAGGGCCTTGAGGAAGCAAATAGCGGTTCAACCGCTGGGTTTCTTCTGCTGCAATCGAATTGCGCACGAGGAGAAACACTATCAAACAAAAAATGATCCTGCCCAGCCACCTAGGCGCCGCATGAAAACACCCCTCCACAGCGCTCTCTCGCCTTTCCTCCCTCATTCAATTTCGAGCCTCCACCTCAGGTCAGCCCCGAGATTGCCCACCCAGGAAGATGAGATATTATTGATGTTATCGTAGGCCCCTTGAAGGCTCCAATGAGGCCCTATAGTCCACTCAAGATTCGCCCG
Protein-coding regions in this window:
- a CDS encoding peptidylprolyl isomerase, with protein sequence MILLKKAFPLIALVFFALFEREQTGEAAIVERIVAVVGEEPIWFTDLNQRARPDLMRMAAAVQDPAQVTAASSEIYRAVLDRMITEHLEFAFAKNAHIAVTLEEVDRALGEIAQRARLSIPELLVEAQHIGLTEQEYREEFKRQLLEGKLVQLRVRERVRVTEQDAHAAYRRFLKEIGEEPIVEFRVLALRLSNGEGGATVLEDRRALAYTLLERARAGEDFCALVEAYSDDFQTKQTCGSRGLQPVKTLIPVIQRALEGMKEGEVSDPVMDDPEAILILQLVHEPGIPSYESLHDQMLNRAFQKEMEQQLKAWREELKRGVYIDVRL
- the rpsI gene encoding 30S ribosomal protein S9, encoding MNLSSRTYATGRRKTAIARVWLEPGKGDFIINRQPLEHYFERETARMIVQQSLKLLEVADRYNVIATCRGGGKSAQAEAVRHGVSRALCEVDPESRSVIKKAGFLTRDARKKERKKCGQPGARKRFQYSKR
- a CDS encoding outer membrane protein assembly factor, whose protein sequence is MFLLVRNSIAAEETQRLNRYLLPQGPPLDAFNGKTVIAIEVRAEKPLEKQVVVSSVRVGEKFEPSLARRILDEILKAGLFAEGQVKVVEEAEGVRLIVEVVSRKEIAQFGVDVRGAPLGQDEIIREIGLQKGGELLEREIPNYEKQIEHLFNRRGFPFAKVSFQVRPMDGPLQVAVTVVVEAGAPRILERRTLWIFGSQSDVVQSLVDDYSVREKERADEVNLALADMSLTNQLHKKSYYQATVLHDVVLFQGVYHLRVRVDTGPHFVLRFEGNERYDVHTLTAIIAATEEVSPTPEYFLKKIKSFYTKRGYLDVGVTFEERYTLDGRQVDLVFHIKEGDVISVSKRTYPCIDFERFGQEKWKWKKSTPLSVQAVDQEIDRFLTDELPGGEPIQSPDARTVDSLTRGDQVGGVGARPVPFVSDPKSVYFPEVYEKAMHHLRELYVQDGFLQAAVGPIEIIRRRCDPHLSAEECAASTLSNGEKDLYECSEEITPDRDSSKSPRAPSACIPNSENRIHCEPSLALKIPIRLGPRTILYDVAFEGVHAFAESKLSEKAELDLGEALALSNIEEAAYRLADFYREEGYAFVEVKNSLDFSRDGTRARATFQIHEGDRVIVREIVVQGNEHTRTSVIRSRLALKVGEPYRTSAARDTQERVATLGVFSSVAVELKDPAVPAREKVVVITVVERPRRFFEWRPGFSTGEGFRLTFEYAERNVIGYAVAATSRLQLAYLPTVFILDPQVRRDFISLGDPGFDRRVVVRANQNFTIPEVGFGPFVKLSIDFIGVHDLQRQFMRDKLMLGNSLIYTPIHGLQLSFGASLEKNNASIFGAATIVDFLRQLPPSNDLQRLLRVPDGPSVAIAERFSVAWDRRDQTLNAHRGFYLFGGVEHVDSYPTDKPADNRTRFEGHFLRFMEVVSAYVPFHKRITLATQLRMGQIVQLVSEDRSKTYPDRFFFLGGADSLRGFLQDSLIPQDLVDQFDTDQCLQDSSDKRFAPCKVGMRGGNLMINPRAEVRALVLSPVELAMFVDTGNLWVNPQYVYAMKAPFRLRVTPGVGIRIQTPLGPLVLDMGFNVDRRSYEEKYAVSFSFGVL
- a CDS encoding UTP--glucose-1-phosphate uridylyltransferase, with translation MSDLNLELQEELASLCPLLQTKLANRGFDPEHLLRLSIPLRKSFCAGRSGMRDRMQRNCIQGQLRVPQEGDIHIAHLFSGREKRSFQDVGLTAIARGELALCVMAGGMATRMSGVVKALLPVFNNETFLSLRLRENQKWSGDMGLPVPLWIMTSETTDQPVRGALKAIRAPAHVDVFVQDLSLRLTSEGILFRDRHGMPSIYPTGHGDLVDALRRSSLLSGFLARGGKYVWIVNLDNLGALIDPMILGFFMARGTDALVEVVEKRAGDHGGIPLYVDDRLRIVEECRLPCHFPVDEVSVFNTNTFLVRAEALQKTDFLWDWLEIEKQVDGRPVIQFERLLQELTTVLPTTYLHVPRTGIESRFLPIKDQTSLDRQRAEIEVVIGSRGIL
- the rplM gene encoding 50S ribosomal protein L13, whose amino-acid sequence is MLARTFVPSKGVASADRKWFVVDASGKPLGRLASEIARVLRGKHKPTFTPHEDIGDFVIVVNASKILLTGNKLDKKKYCRHSGIPGGFREESYRHLFERKPTFPIEKAVRGMLPKNVLGRRMFTKLKVYASSDHPHVAQNPIPFPFPVFLSSKSN